GAACTGTTTCCTTACACGTGGAGACACCTCATTGGCCAcagttttcttttaatttttcgctgtattttttttttctccataTATCAACTGAAGTTGTCTCTGTGGAGTACGTAGCCATAGCTCAATAGTTtagttggttttttttttgtttttgctttttaaatttgaatgtatGCATGAGAGATGCATGCATTCATGCATGTACATCTGATGTTGTTAGTGTATGATCTGAATGAATAATGCGCAATGAATTTccgaattttttttttccattttcgaTTACGTTGAAAAGTTAAATTCTCATGCATGCAGATTTTGtttccttttatttaaaaaaaaaccctgGTTTTTAATGCCTTTCCTGTAGGcacataaatataaataagaACTGTTGAGCGATCCCACTCGTTCGATAGAAGTCTTCCGCTGGGTAATCGGATAAGCCCCCAACAATGGTAAGTATTATCTCCGGATCGTGTCGGGTTTTGTCTAGTAAGGGGAGGGAGGTGAGTGTTTTCGCCTTTGGGGTTTGAACTCGTGAACTATGACCTTTAAGTCACCACATAGTCGTAAGATCTTTGTCCACTGAAACACCAGTTGAGTGGTAAAAGAACTTGGGGAAGTGCCTTGTGGCAATGGGTTGTATGTGGATGCACACCCACCCATCATTTGGGAAGGTTAAGGTCTCTGCCTGTCCCCTCCAACCACCCAACATTTTCAATCTTGATGGTGTTTGAATCCCTTACCTATGACATATAATTTCTCCACTGAATCACCGATCTAGTGGCCAAAAACTTATTATATCGTGgactattttattaaattaagaagaCAATTGAATGGACCCATAATGAAATTGAGAATATTTGAGTCAACCTGGTTTCAgttttttgagtttttttatttTGGAATGTAAACAACAGAAGGCTAACagtttttaattttgtaaaaatattattttaaaggtGTTGATATTGGAATTAATGGGATTGACTTTGTAAGGTTGTATAAGTAGGTATGATAAACGTTGTTTTCATAGCTTATTAAATAAGTTTGATTTCTTTGACAATTTTTTTTCCTTACTGAATCACATTGTTGACAAATTAGTTACTTACATTGGCCAAAAAAGCCCTTCCCAAaatgtaattaaaaaattaattaagttaattattaaattcCCACTCAATTTTTTGATCCTtaattaaaataatgaattaaactCCTCCATTTCCATCTTTGAACATGTTGATCGTAAAAATAAATTGAAGAACTAATTAGATGGTGACATATAACATCTTGTGGTTTAATGTAATATTCttttcataaaaaatattaaaagtaatttaaactattaaaattataaaaatttaaaaatattataaaatataaaaatctaataaattttaaaaaattaaattaaaaacttatttaaaaaattagaattcttaaaaataataaaaattttgtacAAAAAAATTAAGATTGATATAaccttataaaaattataaagaaatcataaaaacttgaatCGGATCAGTTAGCCCGAAATTGATAAGGGTATCGATCTAGGGAAAGCCATTAGACCAATTGATTTGAAAAACGGGCAATggaatcaatttttttatttttaatactttTATCAAACCAAAATTTCATTATCCAACAATCAACATATGTCATAATGGAATAGTATTACCAAGATTTTCAAAACCAGAGAGTGGTCGAACCAATTAGGCTACCAATGTGCCAGTTTGACTGATTTGTttagttcaattaaataaaacattaaaaaattaaaaaagaaaattggTTCAACCATCCGGTTCTCAGGTCAACCAATCTAATGGCTTCCTTTGGACCAATAGCCTTGCCAATTCCAGTCTAATCGATCCAACCAAATGATCCAGTCCAATtcaagattttatgatttttttttataatttttataagtttatatcattttatactattaataatttttatagaattttaatatgtttttataaaattttaaatatattttattaattttaaaattcttttagaatttattgaaaattttataattttataataatttttataagtttatattaattttcatatattttaatattttaaatattcgataattttatgattttataatcttttatgacttttaataatttttattagcaAAATATTAGATTAAACCGTAAGTCGCCACATGTCACCATCTGATTGGTCtatcaatttattttaatggtCAATGACAAAAATCGTTAACGGTGagacttaattaattattttaattaacggTAAGGGCTTAATTGGGTGATAATTTAATATAGGGGCTTAATtggtattttttatattttcttagaGGTTTTTTTGACGCATATTATTTATTAGTGAGGCATCCGTTTACATTGAACcttaaatgattttatatatcTTCTATAACTTTTTATACGTTTAATATTTCGATAAATTCAACCGTCATATGTCATTTTCCAATCATATATGTCATAtttgacataaattaaaaattcttAGATCGATATGattgagatattaaattaattcaaaattttacatgcaTGATAAGTACAAATATTTTGATAAATCCAATTATTGGAccgttaaaatattaaatatataaaaatttacaaattgGCGTAAAACCATTTAAGTTTTACACTCGTGTAAATGGATCATTccattatttatttttacatttgtcAAATATTGAAAATATACATCATAATTTTGTTCGTAATGCGTTTGGTTTTAGGAAATAAGGGCCGTTATTGATGGATAAAGTCGATCGATACTATTAGTATTTAAgtgaattttaatttcttttgacatatttaattaatgatttaagaCCATTTAATATATAAGAAGTTTACTActgtttaaatttaaaatttaatttttatgttttaatttgatatgatttaattttattatttctataatATCATTATCAATTCGTTTAAATAGTTAACATTATTGATCAAGATTTTTACACACATAAAATCTATCTCAACATGATAAATTAGAAATGGTGTTTTTTTTAATTCATGCCATCATTTAAccgaaataattaataaaattaattatttaaaattaataatattataaaagtaaAATACTAAATTATATCATACTATCCATTTTTGTGATTAAACGTCCATAACTTTATATTCATGATGTTCATGTTCTTACGAGCGTTACTTTTTAAAAGTCTATTCCGTTTCAAATGTTGAAAACTTTTTTTATTCATGACGTTGATGTTTTTACTGGCGTTATTTCCTGAagtccattttttttctttgatccAATGTTtcgaattttggtgatttattTGTTTTGATTGTAAAAATTTGTTACAAAAGCTTGCATCTATTTTCTCGTTTAcactttgattttttttcaaaatttaatgatATGATCAATGTTCTTGAAACATGGTTAGATTGATTGGTCGGATCAATTAGACCGAAAATTAACTAATATATTGATCCGATTGAATCAGAAATCACTCGAAAATCAATAAAAAGAAACTAgaacaaaaactttaaaattttaattaattgattttttatgaTTAATTTAATGGTTAGTTTAATAGTTGAACTGATTGAATTGAGAATCAATGATCGAATCGATTCACCTATTAGCTTAATTATTAGAATATTATATGTGACGCTTTAAAATTGTACCGTGtcatcatttaaaaatttatataaaaattttaatttttgagtgATGATAAtcaaactatttttatttttcaagaatcaaaataaatttaattatgtaAATGTGAATAAAAAAATTACAGTTAATTCGGAgccaaaacttatattatatatatataaagaaaaacaaTAGGCCAAACGCAATTAAAGCTAAAGGAAACCACCAAAGCCAACGTTCTCAAGAAGAAAATGACAGATATTTCCAATTTTTATAAAGCTCATTGTTTTCTTCCTCTAACTCGGCTGAGTAGACTCAGTGAGTCACCCTATAACAATGTCATTGAATTCAGATTGCAGAACTGAGTTTTAATTTCCAAGTTTCAAACAAGTTGTTCCGATGGATTCTTTTATCATACAAGGTTTTCCCAAGGtgggaaagaagaaaaagaatccaataAAAAAAGGTGTAATCTCCTCTTGGTTTCCGCTAAagcaaacaatatatatatatatatatatataagtttctCTTGTACTTTCTTCCCCATCTTCAAAACCCGAACCATCTCTAGATTCGGACCCAAACTCCGACCCGGAATCCAAATCCTGGGTCTGGTTCCGCTTGGTTGTTCCGCTAACGCCGCCGTCTTTCGTCTTTTTCCGACGACTGCTTTTCTTCGGTAGGTCTTCCGAGTTCGAGTCAGTGATTTGACTCAGATCTTTGGGTGCTTTTTTAGGCTTGCTAACAGTATCTGAAGAAGAGTTCTTCGATGGCTTCTTCGAATGTTTAGGCTTATCTCGTTTCTCCTTTGTACCTTCCACCCTGGATTTCACGTTCGTCGATGAACTGCGTTTTGATGATTTGGGTTGTTCGGGCATATCTGAAAATGAAGAACAACTTTGGGTACTTTGTGAATTTTTATCTCGTTTTTCCTTTAATGAAGGATCTGTTCTGTTTGCAGATGAAGTGCGCCTCGATGATTTGGGTTGCTCTGGTTTATCTGttgttgttgatgatgatgatgaggtTTGGGCTTGTGAGATATTGTCACGTTTTACTTTTAATGAAGAATCTCCGTTGCCATTTGCATTTGTAGATGAACTTCGCTTTGATGATTTACCCACTTCTGGTTTATCTgtcaaaaaacaaaaaacaatgaTGGGTTAATTCAAGGAACATCCTTAAATTATTGCATAGATTTTAAATTGGTCCCTAAACTTCAACCATTCTAAGTGAAGGATCAGTCACGTCCTTTCCTTGATCTAATTGTCAATTTAGGACTGAATTTCAATCTAACTTGAAGTGTGTTTAAAACATCTAAATCAAATCACAAGCACGAGTACCTCCTTGGGTCTAGGTGTAGAGGCTTGGGTCTTTTGATTAAACGGTAGAATtgcaattttagtccttttcaatattaacacttcaatttaattgttgttaacttCTTTGTTAAAGGGAAAAACTACATTTTTGGTCCATATTGGATGTTAAATTTTCAATCTAAGCCGTTTTAATGCAGAACTTTTAGATTTGGCCCCTCCcaaactttttaaattttttggttcTCCATCATACAATTCTTGGCTTCGTCTCTACTTGGATTTGACATGTTAAAACAACTATTAATGAAAATTTAGGAAGGTTTTTTAACGTGTCAAATCTAAGTTGTTCTATGCATTTAGTATACATGCATTTACAGCCTGATTTCACGTTTTAAATATGCTATGCATCATATTTAGCTAGCATTTAACATTTAACCTATGAAAAGGACCTGATTGATATGATGCTATCCATTGAGAACTTAATTGAAATATTTTGAAGTTtttttatcaactaaaattttggaTTATAGTTTGAGGACGTCTGATACAATTAACCCAGAACCAATATATGGTATACCTTGTGAGACAGATTTGGCAGCTTCTCCTCCATTAGCTAAATTAGGTGCTCCTGGTGCTGCTGATTTAAACTCATTCATCTGCATTTTATATGAATCATGTTTTCACTTTgacaatttttctttttttttctttttttgttataATCATAATAAAAGAAATTTTCGAGTAAACTACACTACACTCTCAACTATTAGTGAATTTCCTTTTTGGTCATCTAATTATTAAAAGATACAAAATGGTCACTTTACTGTaagtaaatttcttttttggtTGTCAAactatgaaaaattacaaaatgatctCTCAACTATTCAATTTTGCCTTTTTTGGTCACTAGCTTACTAACAGTGGCAGCTCTTAAAATTGACATAATACCAATtttaaccctcaatatttataaactatgtcaatttaatcttgattctaaaaaaaatcaaccctcaacatttatatattgtgtaatttagtctttttctttttgcaaCTTTACTTTTCTTTATGAATTTAAGGGTTAatttaaaagaatgagaaaagatgaaacTTATTATCTTggatttttaggtgtttttcttTTTGGGTACATTTGCAATCAAATTTAGTAGATAAaattgttttttcttctttttagctTTTGGGGTGAAATGGTTGCAAAGAAAGATAAAATTGTGAAAGGACCAAATTACacaatgtataaatgttgagAGTTAAAGTTGCTATTGTGTCAATTTTAAAAACTTTCACCGTTAGTCAGTTGGTAACCAAAAAGACGAAATTAAATAGttgagtgaccattttgtaacaatTCGTAGTTAGGTGATCAAAAAGAAATTCATTAATAGTTACatgatcattttataacttttcataattgggtgacaaaaaaaatactaataattaGATGACTATTAATGTAATTTACTCTATAAAAGttatatcaataatcatacaaTGCTTTATTAGTAAAGTGGCCCCTAAACCATACCCGAATTTTCAAATTAATTGTTAAACTTTTTTTAGTAAAAGTGGGTAATACACTTTGGATGCAATATTAGCCAATAAAAATATGACATGTGGCACATTTTATTGAATATAACACACTTTGGGTACGATGAGACTAAAGTTATAGTTTAAGTATCGCTTTTTACTAGAGACAAAAATTTTAAGGACCAACCCACAAATTAAGATATAATTTAGGGGTCAATTTATAATAAAGTCATAGTAGTGGCAGTTATATATTTTTACCCAGCTGGGTGCATTAGAATTTACAGATGGCCCATCAGCTCCTATATGAGCTATATGCTTTACATCTGTTGGCAAACCAATCTGCATTTCAGGCTGTTGATCTTCATCATCTGCAACATTAAATTttgcccttttttttttgttattattaagcaaataaaaaaataactcagtaatatttttagttattcaattatgaaaattataaaataattattttattgttcaaaattttctttttaatggccaataattaaattattaataaaaaataatttggtagcttttaaaattgatataatatcaaCTTTAATCTTtaacatttatatattaaatcaatttaaatttattctaacaaatttaaccctcaacatttacacaatTTTTCTTTGTAATATTGagagttaattttaaaagaataagaaaagataaaactattatcttggatttcttttatGTTTTCATTTTTAGAATATTTTCGATCAATTTTAGttgataaatttttaaactttttatgtGTAGGGACAAAGCCAGGGGGCTGGTCTGGGCCCTGGCccccttaaaatgtaaaattattttttaggctcttaagttttttaaaaattttaaattaataaagataaaattacactttgaccctcttaaaattataaaaatttgatttaatcatttacaaattataaagatataaactataaaaaattaaaatttcatccgggcCCCCTAAAAAATTTTTCTAGCTTCGCCCCTGTTTATGTGAAAgggcaaaaaaaaataaaactacaaaaagactaaattacataatgtgtaaatattgagagttaaatttttttaaaaataaagactaaattgacataatatttattttaaaggtTAAAGTTACATAATTTCAAAAACTTTAAATAGTGAAATAACTATTTTGTAATATTTCATATAGTCGGGtgactattaatataatttatccaAATGGAATAAAGAATATGAAGTGTGAAAAGCAAAAGGGATAGCATACCAAATATTTGAGAAATGTATATAAGGCCTTTTAACAGGCCCTTCATCTTGTTGTTTGCTGCCATTTTGGCTTTAATGTCTAAAACTAGAGCACCTACCTTTAAATCTGaaacccaaaaaagaaaaagaaaaaaccaaaCTTTCTTAGCATCCAAACATTTATTTTCTCTGAGAACTAAACTTTTTTTCCcagctagtttttttttttttggggagaTGATGAAATATCTCAGCTTCAAAGAGAAATTTTTTTGTTTGAATATTGCAGAAATTGCGTTAATTAACTCATGCATGCAACatatggaaaaaaagaaaaggagaatattttttttaaaagtttaactattcatttttcaataagaaaaacaaaagaatttctaaattcaaagaaaaaaaacTGTTGTTTTCTTGCTGGAGatgggaaaaagaaaaaaaaaagtgaaaatcatgggaaaatttataaaaaaataacaaaaaaaaagattttaaaaaaaataaaaaggggatACATTGGACTTTTTTGACAAATGTTTTTGTGAGTAGGGGTGTGGTGAGAAGAAAATGGTAAAGAATTaggaaagaaaaatttgttgTTAAGCAAAACTTGCGTTAATTCAATGGCATTACATGGTTTCATAGTTTAAAAAGACTAGTCAATCTTAAACCAAAAGGAAATCGAAATTTTAGGTAAtggtttttttctttaaaaaatactaaatttaggatttattttttaaaaaaatttattttagtttgaTAATTTAGATTATTCATGTTTTTtttcataaataaaatatgaataaaatctAAGAGTGGGTATAAGTACTATTGAAACTTTTGTATTAAAagtcaaattacattttatttcatttattcaaaaaataGCAAATTAGTTCATTTTACATCAAATAATATAAACTGGTAATTTcagttaaaaattttatccatttgtATTATTAAAAACTGACCTAGCTGACAAAAAAACAAACAGTAACATGTGATGATGTTCTACATGTACTTTATGCTGACATACAAGAACCCTTTTAACAGTATGAATAGATGAAActtttaacaaaatgatcaaTTTACTCTTCAATCTAGCGTACAATGAGTAGTTTGCTCATTTTTAAGTAAATGAGGCAAAATATAATCTAACTACTAGTGTCATGGGTTGCGAAGGGCAAGCAGCAACCATGACGGACTTGTGCGATCCATCGCATTTGAgggaggtcatttggcccaatcagACTGGTCCAACGCTTAGAGAGATTGAAAGCCCATCTCTAGAGCTTGGCAAATATGGAAGGGGATCTTCAAAGATATGTGATCTTAGACTTTAATGTAATCTTTAGAAGATACGATTCTGTAATATTAGAGATTTGATATCTAGTTAGCTTTgaatcttagccattgatgtattTCGATCTGTACTTTTGATATTGgaaaggctcaactataaatagaggcctctccccctTATTGTAATTCATTCAGTGATTAATAGAATTTTGAGAGTATTCACTAAAACTTTCCTCTTAACTGTTCTTATTTTTTTGGTGACTTTTGTTCATATTTCAAGATCGTTCTTACTTCGTTCTTCTGCTGTTCTTCGTGGGTTCTTGAGAGGAGTTCAGTTGAATCCTCAATTGTTGCGAGATAGGTTGACTTAGGCATTTTTGAAGCGGAGAAACGCTTAAGGCCACATGAGTTGCTTGTGAAAACTCTAAGTCCGTGGCagttggtattagagccaggtttgAAGGCACCGTTGAACGATGTCGAAAGAAGTTGCTGAGAATGTTGATGGAATGGAGACTCGTGGGAGGGCTAGGAAAGTTAGCCGTTCGAGGGACATACTGTCGGCTTTAGAAGATCGAGTCGTCACTCTCGAAGAATCCGTAGGGGATGTCAAGGAGAGGGTTGATGATATCAATGATAAGGTCAACGATGGGTTGTTGTCCATGAAGGAGCAATGTAGAGATTATGTGTTGGACCATGTTGAAAAGCTGACTACTAGAAATGATGCCATTGAGGCCATGATGGCGGCCTTGAAAGAGGAGATTGCAGAGTTCAAGGGTGAACTCATAATCTACAAGGCTGCTTTGGGCAATGGTAAGTTAGTTGCTGTCGCGCCCAAGCCCAGTGTGGATGTTCCTAAGCCCAAGGAATTCAAGGGAACAAGGTCTGCAAGAGATGTGGACAACTTCTTGTGGGGATTCGAGCAATACTTCCGTGCCAAAGGCATCACGGATGATGCCACTAAGGTAATTACTGCTGCTATGTATCTTACTGACGTTGCCTTGTTGTGGTGGCATCGTAGGTCCACCGATGTGAGACGGGGTGGGACAGAAATTAGAACTTGGAAGGAGTTCCAATGCGAGTTTAAGGTACAGTTTTACCCAGAGTATGCCGAGGATGAAGCTTGGACAAAGTTGTGTTGGCTTTCGCAATAAGGCACTGTGAGGGAGTATGTGTAGAAGTTTAGCGAACTCATGCTTTAGATCTCAGAAATGGGTGAGAAAGAGGTATTCTTTTCCTTCATAGATGGGTTGAAACCATGGGTGAAGCAAGAGTTGCAACGTCGAGGAGTGCAAGAGCTTACCAAGGCCATGTCCGTAGCAGAATCATTGGCCGAATTTGGTGGGAAGAAAGACAGGCCTGAGTCTTCTAAGCCCAGATCAAATCAGAAGGGAAATAGTGGGGGAGACAAAGAAATGCGCACTAGAAACGGCAATGGTAAGAAGCCGTGGGACAAAAAGAAGGGAGGGCCTATAAGTTGCTTCCATTGTGATGGTCTGCATAGATTAAGGACTGTCCAAAGAAGGCCGTGCTTTCCGCTATGGAAGCAAAAGTGGAGTCTGATGCAGAGGATAACAATGTTGGTTCGATACTAGAGGGTGTTGAAGACAAGATGAGTCGTGGGCTGATGTTTGCAGACATCATAGTGGCTGGCAAAAAGTTGAATGCACTTATCGATACAGGTGCGTCTGATTTATTCATGTCCGAAGGGGCTACTCATAAACTTGGCCTTAATATTGAAAATGAGTGGGTCGGATTAAGACAATCAATTCAGAAAGTGTTCCAATCAAGGGGGTTGCAAAGGAGGTGAATCTCCAACTTGGCGATTAGATCGGTAAGGCATCCATCAAGGTAATACCACTTGATGACTACGATTTTGTAGTTGGATTGGGTTTTCTTGATCAGGTTAATTCATCCATTTGTCCTTCGGGTAACTTCATGGTGATTTCAGACTCGAACCATCAATGCATGGTGAGATTGACAAGAAAGGAGAGCCTGGAAGGGAAAACATTGTCCACAATCCAATTTGTTAAGGGAGTACGTAGAGATGAAGTCTCCTACTTAGCCACTTTAAAGATAGAGAAAACCGTTAAGACCGTTGGTAAGATCCCTAAGGAAGTAGGCCAAGTACTATAATCTTTTCGAGATGTGATGCTAGCAAAGTTGCCAAAAAGTTTGCCACCTAAGAGGGAGGTGGATCATAGGATCGAATTGGTGTCCAATATAATGCCGCCAGCAAGGGCCCCATATCGTATGTCCCCGCCGGAATTGGAGGAACTACGGAAATAGTTGAAGGAGCTTTTAGATGCGGGATTCATTAGGCCGTCTAAATCTCCGTATGGTGCACCGGTGTTATTTCAAAAGAAACATGATGGGTCATTAcggatgtgtatcgattatcgggCCCTAAACAAGATCACCGTGAAGAATAGGTACCCTATTCCTCTTATTGAGGACTTGTTCGACCAGCTTGGTAGTGCGAGATGGTTTACCAAGTTAGACTTAAGATCGGGGTACCATCAAGTTCGGCAAGCCGAAGGGGACGAGCCTAAGACAGCTTGTGTGATGCGGTATGGTTCgtatgaattcttggtgatgccctTCGAACTCACGAATGGCCCGGCTACATTCTGCACATTTATGAATAAGGTACTTCAACCTTTCCTTGATCATTTCGTGGTTGTTTACCTTGATGATATTGTGGTGTACAGTAAGTCGCTCGATGAGTATGTGACACATTTGAGGGAAGTGTTCCAAACTTTAAGGGAGAATG
Above is a genomic segment from Gossypium arboreum isolate Shixiya-1 chromosome 8, ASM2569848v2, whole genome shotgun sequence containing:
- the LOC108468223 gene encoding CRIB domain-containing protein RIC7-like, whose protein sequence is MQIGLPTDVKHIAHIGADGPSVNSNAPSWMNEFKSAAPGAPNLANGGEAAKSVSQDKPEVGKSSKRSSSTNANGNGDSSLKVKRDNISQAQTSSSSSTTTDKPEQPKSSRRTSSANRTDPSLKEKRDKNSQSTQSCSSFSDMPEQPKSSKRSSSTNVKSRVEGTKEKRDKPKHSKKPSKNSSSDTVSKPKKAPKDLSQITDSNSEDLPKKSSRRKKTKDGGVSGTTKRNQTQDLDSGSEFGSESRDGSGFEDGEER